CGGTCGATTCGAGTCGGCGCTTCGCCCGCGAATATCCGATCGATACTGGTCACTGTTCGGCCGACAGGCAGCTGTCTCATCGCACAGATTCCAGTGACCGCCGCACCTCGAGCGACGGCGAAACCACCATTGCACGCTGCGATTCGTTCGTCCGAAACGTCCCTCGAGGTGCTGAAGATGAGCATGCCGAAAGCAATGTCCTCTAAACGAGCGGTTTGATCGCTCTGTACCGGGCATCCCAGAAGAATTTCGTTTCTACTGTTTAGAGATGGTCACCCTCTCGGTATATCAGACTCCTAATCAGTGTTTTATTCTGACTCTACTGTTTGGTGGTCGACTATAATTTCATGCTATATTCTGACAGGCACGTTATACCTAAGATATAATATCTAAATGTTACTTTCGCACTATGCGACTTGATAGACGGTCAGTACTCAAAGGAATCGGCGCCGCCGGGGCAACGCTCCTCGTATCCGGGGTCGCGTCGGCAAGCGACGGACAAGCACGCTATATTGCCCAGACGAACAACCGTGGCGCGGACGTGGAGTCCGCCGGATTCGAGGTTCTGAACGAACTTGCCGATGGTGAACTCTTGTTGGTAAAAGGACCCGAAGACGCTGTCGACAACCTCAAAGACACCAACGGGGTCACCGCTGCTGTACGAGATCTCGAACTCGAACTCGAACCGGTACTCGAGGACGACCACGACGAAATTCCAGACGACCCCGACGACGTCTATGACGAACTACTGTGGGACAAACAGATACAGGACGTACGCGAAGCGCAGGCACACGCAACGGGCGAGGGGACGACGGTCGCGATCATCGATACCGGTGTCGACGAGAACCATCCTGACCTCAAAAATCTCGATGACGAGGCCAGCGCCGCGATCATCGATGGCGACATTGCATCTCACAAGGGGGACCCCGACGGGCACGGCACCCATGTCGCGGGGACGGTCGCCGCAACGGGTGATGAAGTAATGACGGGGACGGCGCCCGACGCAACGATTGTCTCCGTCGACGTGCTGGGCTACGGTACCGGCTCGTTCGGCGACATCATGGTCGGGATGGAGCACGCCGCCGACGTCGACGCGGACGCTGCGAACATCAGTCTCGGCTTCATGATAGCACCTCAGGAGTTCGCCGAATCCGAGGACAACGTCGGAATGTACCGGCGGATATTCGAGCCGGTCGCGAACTACGGGCAGCGCAAGGGTACACTGTACGTCGGGTCGGCTGGTAACGACGAGACGGACCTCCAGGGCGGCTGGCTCCGCCTCTGGAATGGGCTATCGGGCGTCATCGGCGTCAGTGCCACCGGACCGAACGACAAACTCTCATTCTACTCGAACTGGGGGCGGAACGACGTCGATGTAGGCGCCCCGGGCGGTGGCTACGAAACCGAGCAAAAGTCACTTGACCCGGAGGCGGATGTTGAGTGGCCGCACCCGCTTAACCTCGTGTTCTCGACCTATCCCGGCGGGTACAACTGGTTAGCGGGGACGTCGATGGCGGCACCACAAGTCACCGGCCTCGCCGCCCTCGTTCGCGAACTCGACTCCGGAGCGAACCCACAACAGGTTCTACAGGCTGTTCGGCAGGGCGCGGAGGTCGCAGACAACCACGGTGACTCCGATCTCGGGGCAGGACGGGTGAACGCCCTGAAGACGATCGACCGCTTCGACTGACCGCTGGTGACGCGGCCAGTCGCCAGCGGGAGCGCCCGTTCCCCCTTTTGATCAGCAACCACCCAGCACGCGCGTCGACC
The genomic region above belongs to Natronorubrum tibetense GA33 and contains:
- a CDS encoding S8 family peptidase, which translates into the protein MRLDRRSVLKGIGAAGATLLVSGVASASDGQARYIAQTNNRGADVESAGFEVLNELADGELLLVKGPEDAVDNLKDTNGVTAAVRDLELELEPVLEDDHDEIPDDPDDVYDELLWDKQIQDVREAQAHATGEGTTVAIIDTGVDENHPDLKNLDDEASAAIIDGDIASHKGDPDGHGTHVAGTVAATGDEVMTGTAPDATIVSVDVLGYGTGSFGDIMVGMEHAADVDADAANISLGFMIAPQEFAESEDNVGMYRRIFEPVANYGQRKGTLYVGSAGNDETDLQGGWLRLWNGLSGVIGVSATGPNDKLSFYSNWGRNDVDVGAPGGGYETEQKSLDPEADVEWPHPLNLVFSTYPGGYNWLAGTSMAAPQVTGLAALVRELDSGANPQQVLQAVRQGAEVADNHGDSDLGAGRVNALKTIDRFD